AGTTTAAGAATGTGCATACTTGAATGTCTAACttattgtcagtgtgtgtactTGGTTCCACTTGTAGTGGCAGAGCGGCCTTAtagtgcagagctgcagaatgaGTGTATGAGCGCTGAGCAACATGTTTGCATTCACATGTTTCACGTGCTGTGAACGCTCACCAGTGTTGTAGGAGGAGCTCTACAGGGTTACGTTCAGGATCGCTGAGTGTGCCAACATAATCACTGAACTGGTTTAATACCCCAAACTTAACTTGTGATCATGAACAAACCCACTCTGTACTTACTGTCCGTAGATGGTATTATAGTATATTTGTATTAGTGAATATTGACAAAGGTTATTTAATTGGTTGGTTTTAAAAGCTGTTAGCTTGTGGTGTTTTTATACTAACCTTGTCCTTTCTTACCCCACAGCAGACTCTCAGGTGCTACATAGGTGACCTTTGTTCGGTTTCCCTGTTAGTTTCCACAGACCACATTGAGACGGAGGTGACATTACAAGCCTGTAattcttatttcttcttctattttcttctctttttctctctagAAATTTAAACAAGGACAGGTGTACGAATTGAAGTTTACATTCAAGGAATTTGTGGCACAATTAAAGCTATTTTAGTGTTACAACATCCACTAATGGAGCTCGGCATCACAAGTCTTCCAAGATGCTCTGTAGTCTGTATCTTCCTCAACTGTCCTGCTCTCAGTATCTACAGTATGTCGGTCTTTTTCACACCTGCTCCCAGTTCAGCTAAGCTTCTTTTTAAAAGCTTATTTATAATTAACTAACTTCTCGCGCTCATCACATGTCGTCCAGCTCAGGATCATTGAGTTTGAAGTCCAGTCTGCTGCCTAACTGACCCATCAGCCAGTCAGTATccacacagtgtcatcaatgAAGTGATATTGTTTTTTTCCTAAGGGGAACATTTTGGGAACAGTGGGTGTAAATAGgcttatatttatattttggtgGTGTTACATTCCAAGAATGTGAACATGTATCAGAATCTAACGAgtgcacacagaaatgtttcaaaataaagaGATGTCATTGTTTCATGAACGTGGTGGTCAAGTGTTTTGTTGAATGTCTCGACTTCCACTTGAACTCTTGAGGCGAATTCTCCCAAAAATGGACAATTCTAATCAACCTGTGTTATAATCAGCTGTGTTCACGGACCTGAACCTGGATTCAGTTCAATTGGttatattacattatttatatatatatgtcaaaaaatgctaaatgttgaATGAAGTTAAAAGTCTTCATGATGTTTACTGTCTTGGGGCAGTTAAATCTCCACCCCTGCCAGTACTTCGGGCTTCCTTGATCTTTTTATGTCGACATTTTCTAACTGTGGCGCCCTCTGGTGGAAATACAAACTGACACAGTGGCATACTGCATACTTTTCCTAATTTTTCTACAAGTAAAACCTTGATGAGAAGAATTTGAAAGACAAACTTATCACCTAAAATCACACACATAgtgaatttaaaatgaatttgacattttgttttctctatTAGTGGAAATATttatgcaaaatgtaaaaaaacaaaacaacctcTTTACTCGGCTTCCATTTTTACattaatgaaacaaacaaacaaacaaacaaaaaaaatgcgTACATTTATACATGATCAGAATAATGATCAGACTTTTGGCTGTTCAACTCCACTTTCTGCATTTATAATGTTGAACTGCAGATTTGACATGAAGGCTGTTGATGTGTAATCTATGAGTACAGAAATATCAATTATATACTACGTAGCAAGACTTGTTAATTATTTGCGGTCCAGAATCTGGGGTTAGAGGTAGTTTTACCTTTGAACACACGTACTTTTATCATATGGTGTCAGCTGGTTTGTTTACTGGTTTAAAGCTTAAGAATGTGAACTGGGATGAAAAGCGTCCAtgtttgaagcagcagagctAAACAGGccagtgagtcagtcagtcgAAGCGTCCGCCTGTTTGCAGCACCTGAGCGTCTGAAGAGACGGCTATAAATCCCTGTTAGGAATAAAGGCAATTGTCAGCCCAATGACAATTCCCTCTCTTATTTGAAAATCTTTCTAAAATCCAAACGTTAACCCGACGTTAATGTGTGTTCATTTACTCATACTGACCTCCTCCACTGCCAGGACTGTGTTGACCAGCTTTGCTCGTTTCATTCTGGGTAAATCAACACCTTTGCCCAGTTtctctgaaacagaaaagttcAGGTCAATACAAGGACAATGTACAGTACACATTATACATTATCTTCATCGACACCAGGCGTGCCCAAACTGTTTCCCATGGaggcctgaaaacaaacacctgtTGTCTTGTATTCATGCAAAAATGCTACTTGGATCCCAGGTTCCCTTAattgactgacttcctgtgcaAAGTGTCACTCTGCCCCGGTGCtcagattattaaaaataatgaataattaggGATCTACATATTTAAAGAGCAATTTAAccacatcaaaaacacaaaaagatgcATAAATGGTgaattatattttatatttttaagatttattttattttatttttgttgtttttgctggaAACATCTGCCAGACAAATTAAGCCTCACTTTGCCAATCTATGCCCCCCAGTATGTTGGATCAGCACAGTATTGTGTGGCCATTTTCTGTAGGAAAAAATAGGATAGGATTGCTTGCAGTTAAATGTCTCCAAAACAAAGGAACTGTTCTTCAactcctccagcacacacaggccAGTCACTAACCCCACCTACACCCCCATCAGCATCAATGGCGAAGTTGTTGAAATGGTGGAGAGCCACAAATATGTCCGCATCACCCtggacaataaactggactttGAACAACACGCAGCTGACATCCAGAAACACTGCCAACAAAGACTCTCCGCCGTCCGCAATCCCCACCTTCTGCTGCTACTCCACAAGAGTAACCCACACTTTATGCTCCTGGGCTCctctcctgcctgcctgttcTCACCTCCAGTTACTGTTGGATCATCTGATTCTCTTGGTGCATGTTTCAGTATCATTATGTATTGAATTAAATACATTATTCATCATAAACctccagtgtctgtgtgcagcctttTGGGTCCTTTCttggaaaaaacatgacaaatggcTTGAATCCTTTTGTGCTGCTCTCATTTACTGTGATAAGAAATGGGTTCATACTTAACATTACAAGCACACACTTGGACTAgtaaaaactaataaaaccaGCTACATTTTCTACACTGCAATTTTTTGTTCAGATGTCCTCAAGCAAAGCTGACAGAACGAACTGAGGatttaatatatttttggaGCCATAGTGATGATTGGAGCATAACTTACTGCAGCTACTAATCTTTGACCTCATGCCGTCAGGGTTGAGTTTCATGAGTTTTGATAGAGCTCTGGTTAATGAGTGAACTGGAAAACGGCCGTGAAGTGagaactgaacacaaacaaatgtaacTAAGACTCACCATTCAGATTTGCCACCATTACTTGCGATGCCATCCTTGCAACAGTTTCAATAGCATCAGTCTGCAAACAGAAGTGAGACTCCAGTCACTGTCTGATTCtcttcattttgtttatatgtGATGCTGTATTTAAGGGTCATGTACCTTAAAGGTTCCCACTTCACTCGACGCCAGCGTCAGTGTAAGGCTGTTTGAAAGGAAGCAGTGTCATTACTTTAAGTTTGTGGACTCGGGCTCAGGTCTGTGTTTTAAAACATGGCGACACTCACTTGTTCATTCCCATGGAGCCCTTCAGTTTCCCATCAGCAGTCCATGGTTTACCGCTGAATATTGAGTCCTGAAAGAGGTTTAAATTACAGCTGCAGCCGATGACTATTTCTATGTAATTGTCAGAAATCTCACATTTGAGATGTTGGAACCACCAAATGTTTGGGATTTTTGCTTGATAATGACTTCAGCTATTAATCTACAATGAACACTCTGTTTAGCACTAGTTTAAATGTGTCTACTGTGGACTGAGTGATTAAATGAACCGTTATAATGAAGTGACTCGTCAAGAACGCAGAagacacaaacacctgcatgcATTCATTCTGTCAAGTTTTGAGTTTTGCTCAAACTAAATATCTATGCCGTCAGGAGGCACAGATATAAATCCATACTGTGCAGCTGTAAGGTGTGAATGTACTTAAATATCCACTATAACTActaaaagaaacaaacacttgCATGCATTAATTTTGGGGTACATGATAGGCCACAAAACAAAAGTACTCACAACACTGAGTTTGAACAGTGGGGTCTGGGTGCCATTTGGCTGGATGGCAAAAGCCTTAACAGCACCGAGTAAGTTCAGTTTAACAGAACCAGACTGGAATGAAAACAGCGGAACCTCTCTGGCGTAAACCTGCAGATTCATCAGCAGACCTGGAAACAGCTTGggaagctgcagagaggaagaacgTGAGCGGTAAGCACTGAATTCAGGACACGTTTTCACCAACAGTACAGAGTGAGGAGGGGTGGGACAACTGGAGACGGGAGAGATGTTGGGCTCTGTGGTGCATCTCTGTGTGCGTCTGTACTAGAATACACAGCCGTTTTTAAAGCTTACTGTATGAATGACTCAAAAAATTACAAACTCATGTTTCCCTGTCCGTGTTGGAATTTAGTCAACCactgaatttgcttatgtgacaAGTTAAAGGATAATACAAGTTTAAAGAAACAGTCAATATATGTCCTGTAATGATGCTAAAATCTGTGATGAGGTTTTAAAGATCACTGGCTAACACCGTGAAATCATTCAAAACTGGCcatcaccatttttttttcttaaaatcaaacatgtgGATATCACATCTGACACATTCATACAGTGAGTTTTACAAACATATCTAACTATCTATCTCTgtatgttcagtgttttcagatgtcATCCTGATTCAGATAAACTCACCTGAGGAATGAAAGGCCCCATTGAGCTGGTATTGAGGTGCACATGAGAGCCTGGAGGTATCTGAGAAACAACATTCCTTCAGCACAGATGTTTTTAGGACACAAAGTGATCAATGCTTCACCTAAAGGAATGCATTGATGGATGGATTTTTCAGGACCTTAAACCAGACTTTGATCAACCTGCTTTGTTCCTCTCCATCCATCTATGGGGCTCTTCAGGTGCACTTACCATGCTATCATTGATGAGGGCCTGAAGCAGTCCAGCTGAGTAGTATCCATACGAGGCAGAGTTCAGGGTGAATTCAGACAAACCCACTGCCAACATGTAGCCTGACTGCTTCGGCATGGTGAAAGGCTTGGCCTCAAAGGGGGGCTCTGCGTGAGTTTTGTTACTGTAGAATTCTCCctttaaacacagacagatgatcGATTACAGCTACTACTCACATTTTTGTTAGTATttcttttcacatgttttgaCCCTCATTGTAAATTATGGTCACCAGAGCAAATTGGACATATACTATAGGTGTGTTTTTCTATTGTTTCCATCATCAAAGAAGTCAAAGAATTGCACGTGACGATGAGGCTAAATGTCAGGGGGCTGACACAAGATGAAAACAGACTACATGAAagtatttctttgtgtgtttgcttaccTTAAGACCCAGATTCAGACTTGAAGCATCAATAATAGGTAAGCCAGTGAGAGGTAGCTCAAGTGTAAGGTCTCGATCCACATCaaaggaaactgaaataaaaatccTTTGTTGATCAATCATCTCTTTATACATTGAAATTCCTGAATGTTATCTGACTTTTGGCTTAAAGTAAACTCACTTTTGTCTTACATAACCAGTATCAACGTGTGTATTTTGCTTTGTAATTAGGGTCTTTCTGAAGATGTGGCCTGCTGCAATACCTTTCATGGCCTGTAGGTGGGACTCCAACATTACAATGGATTCCTCCACATTTGGGCAGATCTACGGCGGAGACAGCAAGAGAAATGTCCTGCTCACACCCAAAAATATTTCTATTATCTGATGATCACAGAGGTTGGCTCAAACCTCCACTGATATATGTGACAAAGATAGGAAGACTCACTTTGTCCTTTATTTCACCTTTGACGGATCCCTTGAAATGCTCCACAAGAGGCTGGAAAATCCAACTATTGACAAATGAAAAACGTAGGGCTCATATTTTGATATCAGTGTCACCGcctttcacctctctctccctctgttctaCTGTACCTGGTTCCACCTTTGAACTGTATGTCCAAATTTCCAACTTGAGCATCGCAGCTGGCGCTGGCGACAGACAGATGACCGTCAGCATCTTTCCCCAGCTGCACCACAGAGGTCACATCCACGCTGAATATAGCCATGTCGAAAGTACCACTGCTATGTCTGAAAACGCACAGAACAAACAAAGTCAGTGGACATTGGTGCTGGTGGACGCTGATCTGTACAACATACACCTCCAGAGCCACAGTAACCCTCtgccatgtgtgtatgtgaaccGTACCTAAATTCAATTAGACTGACTGCTGTGGCTTGTCCACATTCTAGCTtgatacacacagaaaatgtatcTTAATTATGAAAGTAATTCATTCTGTacattctgtcttctttctttcagtaCATTTAAGTGGTCATT
This region of Chaetodon auriga isolate fChaAug3 chromosome 10, fChaAug3.hap1, whole genome shotgun sequence genomic DNA includes:
- the bpifcl gene encoding bactericidal permeability-increasing protein, which translates into the protein MLPSVIVVLMLLPFACGENPAVQVILTNKGLQYGKHVGAGWIQDKLESVVFPDISGEIPISIFGNIDYTLTGITITKCDFPEPSVEFYQDARGFKTSMSGLSVALTGGWTTHFGFIHSSGTFDMAIFSVDVTSVVQLGKDADGHLSVASASCDAQVGNLDIQFKGGTSWIFQPLVEHFKGSVKGEIKDKICPNVEESIVMLESHLQAMKVSFDVDRDLTLELPLTGLPIIDASSLNLGLKGEFYSNKTHAEPPFEAKPFTMPKQSGYMLAVGLSEFTLNSASYGYYSAGLLQALINDSMIPPGSHVHLNTSSMGPFIPQLPKLFPGLLMNLQVYAREVPLFSFQSGSVKLNLLGAVKAFAIQPNGTQTPLFKLSVDSIFSGKPWTADGKLKGSMGMNNLTLTLASSEVGTFKTDAIETVARMASQVMVANLNEKLGKGVDLPRMKRAKLVNTVLAVEEGFIAVSSDAQVLQTGGRFD